A stretch of the Corylus avellana chromosome ca6, CavTom2PMs-1.0 genome encodes the following:
- the LOC132185615 gene encoding uncharacterized protein LOC132185615, producing MSASRPILPFNGLPIGSSLDRRYHGSARTPNHLLVVSKGNIGSSFLGNGLRLLNTGLTGLVVGKTKMAVCGSVIPGSPLPPLPSDPSPGSWKVWIFGMIATVILPFLGNKWGPLLRLKREVETAANTVEAVAEVIEKVAEQVDKVAEEVADHLPAGGKLQQAATLIEHLAEETAKSAHLVDEAIEKVEEMEKQVESWIDPLAEEAKPMPKEANGQLPVPKEANRQL from the exons ATGTCGGCCTCAAGACCAATTCTTCCTTTCAATGGCCTTCCTATTGGCTCTTCTCTTGATCGCAGGTACCATGGTTCAGCTCGGACTCCTAATCATCTTTTGGTTGTCTCAAAAGGCAACATCGGCAGCAGTTTTCTTGGAAATGGTTTGCGGCTTCTCAACACCGGCCTGACAGGGCTGGTCGTCGGCAAAACAAAGATGGCTGTCTGCGGCAGTGTTATACCAGGATCTCCGCTTCCTCCGCTTCCTTCCGATCCTTCTCCCGGTTCATG GAAAGTTTGGATATTTGGAATGATAGCGACAGTAATTCTACCATTCTTGGGGAACAAATGGGGACCATTACTGAGACTGAAAA gggaagTTGAAACGGCTGCGAATACAGTAGAAGCAGTAGCAGAGGTCATAGAAAAGGTGGCTGAGCAAGTGGATAAGGTAGCAGAAGAGGTCGCCGATCACCTTCCGGCAGGCGGAAAACTCCAACAAGCTGCGACGCTTATTGAACATCTAGCCGAGGAAACGGCCAAGAGTGCCCATCTTGTTGACGAAGCAATCGAGAAG GTTGAAGAAATGGAGAAGCAGGTGGAGTCATGGATCGACCCATTGGCCGAAGAAGCAAAACCTATGCCTAAAGAAGCAAATGGTCAATTACCTGTGCCTAAAGAAGCAAATCGTCAATTATAA